The following proteins come from a genomic window of Natronosalvus vescus:
- the alaS gene encoding alanine--tRNA ligase has product MSELADEYQLEYFEEEGFVRTECPSCGAHFWTRDHDRDTCGEPPCAQYDFIDNPGFDEEYTLEEMREAFLSFFEEHDHERIEPYPVAANRWRDDVLLTQASIYDFQPLVTSGQTPPPANPLTVSQPCIRMQDIDNVGKTGRHTMAFEMMAHHAFNVREDAEAEYAYEGEVYWKDRTVELCDELLDSLGADIEAVTYIEDPWVGGGNAGPAIEVIYRGLELATLVFMCMEQDPDGEYELKDGNTYSFMDTYIVDTGYGLERWTWMSQGTPTVYEAIYPEMIAFLRENAGLAYTDDETALVARAARLSGQLDIDDVDDVEAARGEIADELGVDVRELRTLVEPLERIYAIADHCRTLAYMFGDGIVPSNVGTGYLARMVLRRTKRLCDTVGVDAPLDELVDMQADRLGYENRDTIRDIVRTEVEKYRETLERGGRRVEQLAEEYAERDEAIPVDELIELYDSHGIQPDMVEEIAETVGADVDVPDDFYSLVADRHDTAVAEETAESEGDERFADLPETEKLYYDDQQRTQFEAVVLDVFDREDGYDVVLDQTMFYPEGGGQPADRGTLSTDDATVEVTDVQIEDGVIRHRTDEDPGKGEFVNGQINAPRRRQLMRHHTATHIVMHAAGQVLGEHVRQAGAQKGVSSSRVDLRHYDRISRDDVKRIERVANGMVMDNVSVTQEWPHRHEAEAEHGFDLYQGGIPPGTNIRLIHVAEDVQACGGTHVARTGDVGAIKILNAERVQDGVERLVFAAGDAAIEATQRTEDALYGAAEALDVSPEDVPDTAERFFEEWKARGKEIEALKEQLATARASGGGGGEEVEIGETTAVVQRIDADMDELRATANALADEGQIAVIGSGADGAQFVVAVPDGADVNAGEVVGELASRVGGGGGGPPDFAQGGGPDVDALEDALEDAPDVLRQVLNA; this is encoded by the coding sequence GCGGCGAACCGCTGGCGTGACGACGTCCTCCTCACCCAGGCGTCGATCTACGACTTCCAGCCGCTGGTGACCTCCGGGCAGACGCCGCCGCCGGCGAACCCCCTCACCGTGAGCCAGCCCTGTATCCGGATGCAGGACATCGACAACGTGGGCAAGACGGGACGGCACACGATGGCCTTCGAGATGATGGCCCACCACGCGTTCAACGTCCGCGAGGACGCCGAGGCGGAGTACGCCTACGAAGGCGAGGTCTACTGGAAGGATCGCACCGTCGAGCTCTGTGACGAGTTGCTCGACTCGCTGGGTGCGGACATCGAGGCCGTCACCTACATCGAGGATCCGTGGGTCGGCGGCGGCAACGCCGGCCCCGCCATCGAGGTCATCTACCGCGGCCTCGAACTGGCCACGCTCGTCTTCATGTGCATGGAACAGGATCCAGACGGCGAGTACGAACTCAAGGACGGGAACACCTACTCGTTCATGGACACCTACATCGTCGACACCGGTTACGGGCTCGAGCGCTGGACCTGGATGAGCCAGGGCACGCCGACGGTGTACGAGGCGATCTACCCCGAGATGATCGCCTTCCTCAGGGAGAACGCCGGGCTCGCGTACACCGACGACGAGACCGCCCTCGTCGCCCGCGCGGCCCGCCTCTCCGGACAGCTCGACATCGACGACGTCGACGACGTCGAGGCCGCCCGCGGCGAGATTGCGGACGAACTCGGCGTCGACGTGAGGGAACTCAGAACGCTCGTCGAGCCCCTCGAGCGGATCTACGCCATCGCCGACCACTGCCGGACGCTCGCGTACATGTTCGGCGACGGGATCGTCCCCTCGAACGTCGGCACCGGGTACCTCGCACGGATGGTGCTCCGGCGGACGAAGCGTCTCTGTGACACGGTCGGCGTCGACGCCCCGCTCGACGAACTCGTCGACATGCAGGCCGATCGGCTGGGCTACGAGAACCGGGATACGATCCGGGATATCGTCCGCACCGAGGTCGAAAAGTACCGCGAGACGCTCGAGCGCGGCGGTCGTCGGGTCGAGCAGCTCGCCGAGGAGTACGCCGAACGAGACGAGGCGATTCCCGTCGACGAGCTCATCGAACTCTACGACAGCCACGGCATCCAGCCCGACATGGTCGAGGAGATCGCCGAGACCGTTGGCGCGGACGTGGACGTCCCCGACGACTTCTACAGCCTCGTGGCCGACCGACACGACACCGCCGTCGCCGAAGAGACCGCCGAGTCCGAGGGCGACGAACGTTTCGCCGACCTCCCGGAGACGGAAAAGCTGTACTACGACGACCAGCAGCGAACCCAGTTCGAGGCCGTGGTGCTGGACGTCTTCGACCGCGAGGACGGCTACGACGTCGTCCTCGACCAGACGATGTTCTACCCCGAGGGCGGTGGCCAGCCCGCTGACCGGGGAACGCTGTCGACCGACGACGCGACCGTCGAGGTGACCGACGTCCAGATCGAAGACGGCGTTATTCGCCACCGGACGGACGAGGATCCCGGCAAGGGCGAGTTCGTGAACGGCCAGATCAACGCGCCCCGACGCCGGCAATTGATGCGCCACCACACGGCGACCCACATCGTCATGCACGCGGCCGGACAGGTGCTCGGCGAACACGTCCGTCAGGCCGGTGCCCAGAAGGGCGTCTCCTCCTCCCGGGTCGACCTCCGTCATTACGACCGGATTTCACGCGACGACGTCAAGCGCATCGAGCGCGTCGCCAACGGGATGGTGATGGACAACGTCTCCGTAACCCAGGAGTGGCCCCACCGCCACGAGGCAGAAGCAGAACACGGCTTCGACCTCTATCAGGGCGGGATTCCGCCGGGAACGAACATCCGGCTCATCCACGTGGCCGAGGACGTCCAGGCCTGCGGTGGTACCCACGTCGCCCGCACCGGCGACGTCGGCGCGATCAAGATCCTGAACGCCGAGCGCGTCCAGGACGGCGTCGAACGGCTGGTCTTCGCCGCCGGCGACGCCGCCATCGAGGCCACCCAGCGGACCGAGGACGCCCTCTACGGTGCCGCCGAGGCGCTCGACGTCTCCCCCGAGGACGTCCCCGACACCGCCGAACGCTTCTTCGAGGAGTGGAAAGCGCGCGGCAAGGAGATCGAAGCCCTGAAAGAACAGCTCGCGACCGCTCGCGCCAGCGGCGGCGGTGGCGGCGAAGAAGTCGAAATCGGCGAGACGACCGCGGTCGTCCAGCGTATCGACGCCGACATGGACGAACTGCGGGCGACGGCCAACGCCCTCGCCGACGAGGGTCAGATCGCCGTCATCGGCTCCGGTGCTGACGGCGCGCAGTTCGTCGTCGCCGTCCCAGACGGCGCTGACGTCAACGCCGGCGAGGTCGTCGGCGAACTCGCCTCGAGAGTCGGTGGCGGCGGTGGCGGCCCACCGGACTTCGCCCAGGGTGGCGGCCCGGACGTCGACGCGCTAGAGGACGCGCTCGAGGACGCTCCCGACGTGCTTCGGCAGGTGCTGAACGCGTAA
- a CDS encoding YihY/virulence factor BrkB family protein has product MIDRQQAIQATYRVVTLARTQQLTLLAAAVAFYAFLSLVPLALLALGIAATLGGEQLASQVAGAASDVLTPAAQEILTETLVDEPGRQGATVVGAFGVLWGASRVLRGLDQVFASVYGTIETRTFLDTLWNSTIVLLTVGIGLAFVAALEFAIRFVPGLTVGLGSVFVLVGLFAAFLPIYVVYPAVDIRVRDALPGALIAAVGWFTLTRAFSLYTTVAGDYVVYGALGAVLLVLIWLYIGAAILVFGVVVNAVVGGVDVDRQLQSLGPRQMSTEAMSEDEPGADGWDDETHASPEPSARTRDRADDPAALREELRQLEDRLEDFESSVDSRTVDRQSLERDLKRYVRRRARRGHAHGWGPYLVLLYGTAMTIAAFYFLSGIWAILAMFVVWTSTLGVYALMVLFGTGISLLGIPGRLRDRASEWRS; this is encoded by the coding sequence GTGATCGATCGCCAGCAAGCTATCCAGGCCACCTATCGGGTCGTGACCCTCGCCCGAACCCAGCAGCTCACGCTGTTGGCCGCCGCCGTCGCGTTTTACGCGTTCCTCTCGCTCGTGCCGCTCGCGTTGCTCGCGCTCGGGATCGCGGCGACCCTCGGCGGCGAGCAGCTGGCCTCGCAGGTGGCGGGCGCGGCGAGCGACGTTCTGACGCCGGCAGCCCAGGAGATCCTCACGGAGACGCTCGTCGACGAGCCGGGTAGACAGGGTGCGACCGTCGTCGGGGCCTTCGGCGTTCTCTGGGGAGCCAGTCGCGTCCTGCGCGGTCTCGATCAGGTGTTCGCGTCCGTGTACGGAACGATCGAGACGAGAACGTTCCTGGACACGCTGTGGAATTCGACCATCGTCCTCCTGACGGTCGGTATCGGCCTCGCGTTCGTCGCTGCCCTCGAGTTCGCGATCCGGTTCGTTCCGGGGCTGACGGTGGGACTCGGATCGGTGTTCGTCCTCGTCGGCCTCTTCGCCGCGTTTCTGCCGATCTACGTGGTGTACCCCGCCGTGGACATCAGGGTTCGCGACGCCCTCCCCGGTGCCCTGATCGCGGCGGTCGGGTGGTTCACGCTGACGCGTGCCTTCTCGCTGTACACCACCGTCGCGGGAGACTACGTCGTCTACGGTGCGCTGGGTGCGGTCTTGCTCGTGCTCATCTGGCTGTATATCGGGGCCGCCATCCTCGTGTTCGGCGTCGTCGTGAACGCAGTCGTCGGTGGCGTTGATGTAGACCGGCAGCTACAAAGTCTCGGCCCGCGACAGATGTCGACAGAAGCGATGTCTGAGGACGAACCGGGAGCCGACGGGTGGGACGATGAGACACACGCCAGTCCGGAGCCGAGTGCTCGCACCCGCGACCGAGCCGACGATCCGGCTGCCCTCCGTGAGGAACTCCGCCAGCTCGAGGATCGCCTCGAGGACTTCGAATCCTCCGTCGACAGTCGCACCGTCGATCGCCAGTCACTCGAGCGCGACCTCAAGCGGTACGTTCGCCGACGCGCCCGTCGCGGCCACGCCCACGGCTGGGGGCCGTACCTGGTGTTGTTGTACGGTACCGCAATGACCATCGCCGCGTTCTACTTCCTCAGCGGGATCTGGGCAATCCTCGCGATGTTCGTCGTCTGGACGTCTACCCTCGGCGTCTACGCGCTGATGGTGCTCTTTGGCACCGGCATCTCACTGCTCGGGATTCCCGGCCGGCTGCGCGATCGGGCCTCGGAGTGGCGATCCTGA
- a CDS encoding tRNA (guanine(26)-N(2))-dimethyltransferase — protein sequence MRVTEGGVELEVPGEQTEGVEESVFYNPRQELNRDLTIATLRAFREREPSARRYLDAMTASGVRGLRAAVDGWDVTCCDREPDAIELARSNLERAGFDLGHDAEVVHRNANALMHDAVFDVIDLDPYGTPMPFADAAFARCRHLVCVTATDTAPLCGAHFKSGMRSYGAVPRNTEYHTEMGIRTLLSALARSAARFDVGVTPILSYTKSHYVRTFLELGRKPTAADATLEELGFLVHCEDCLYREHAFGLVPSSDLPRQRCPNCEGDRLLVAGPLWLGSMQDRAFVADVRDRIPDAFETADEGRALLSALEDELETPTHYDQHKLCKNWGLSANAMADFLADLEAAGFRTSPAHYSGTAFKTDADVGEILEATEAGLG from the coding sequence ATGCGCGTGACGGAGGGTGGCGTCGAACTCGAGGTGCCCGGCGAGCAGACCGAAGGCGTCGAGGAGTCGGTGTTTTACAACCCGCGACAGGAACTGAACCGGGATCTGACGATCGCAACCCTGCGGGCGTTCCGCGAGCGCGAACCCAGCGCCAGGCGCTATCTCGACGCGATGACCGCCAGCGGCGTCCGCGGGCTTCGGGCGGCCGTCGACGGCTGGGACGTCACCTGCTGTGACCGCGAGCCTGACGCGATCGAGCTCGCCCGATCGAACCTCGAGCGGGCCGGCTTCGACCTCGGACACGACGCCGAGGTCGTGCATCGAAACGCGAACGCGTTGATGCACGACGCCGTCTTCGACGTGATCGACCTCGACCCGTACGGGACGCCGATGCCGTTCGCCGACGCGGCGTTCGCCCGCTGTCGCCACCTCGTCTGCGTCACGGCGACTGATACGGCGCCGCTGTGTGGTGCGCACTTCAAAAGCGGGATGCGCTCGTACGGTGCCGTCCCCCGAAACACCGAGTACCACACGGAGATGGGCATCCGGACGCTCCTTTCGGCGCTCGCCCGAAGCGCCGCCCGGTTCGACGTCGGCGTCACCCCCATCCTGAGCTACACGAAGAGCCACTACGTGCGGACGTTCCTCGAACTCGGCCGGAAACCGACGGCGGCCGACGCCACCCTCGAGGAACTCGGCTTCCTCGTCCACTGCGAGGACTGTCTGTACCGCGAGCACGCGTTCGGCCTCGTACCCTCGAGCGACCTCCCCCGGCAACGCTGTCCCAACTGCGAGGGTGATCGCCTGCTGGTCGCCGGCCCGCTCTGGCTCGGATCGATGCAGGATCGGGCGTTCGTCGCCGACGTTCGCGACCGGATCCCCGACGCGTTCGAGACGGCCGACGAGGGACGGGCACTGCTCTCGGCCCTCGAGGACGAACTCGAGACGCCGACGCACTACGACCAGCACAAGCTCTGTAAGAACTGGGGGCTGTCCGCCAACGCGATGGCCGACTTCCTGGCCGACCTCGAGGCCGCGGGATTCCGGACGTCGCCCGCACACTACAGCGGCACGGCGTTCAAGACCGATGCCGACGTGGGCGAAATTCTCGAGGCGACCGAAGCAGGATTGGGATAA
- a CDS encoding cobyrinic acid a,c-diamide synthase: MNDSSAVPAGFVVGGVSSGVGKTVATLAIGCALEDAGYAVQPAKAGPDFIDPSHHESITGRPSRTLDRWLCGEDGLRRNYARGEGEICVVEGLMGLYDGDRSSTAMVAEALDLPVVLVVDANAGMESVAATALGFAAYAERIDRNVEVAGIVAQRAHGGRHEHGIREALPDDLAYFGRVPPSEELEIPDRHLGLEMGSETQISRDALDEAAETIDAERLASIARVPPGLESASAASGGGEDETGELTVAFADDAAFCFRYPATIERLRERATVRTFSPVAGDPVPDCDGVYLPGGYPELHGERLEGGGTLEHLGRLASDGLPVFGECGGLMAMSESLTTVDGERYDMAGILPATVTMCDRYQALDHVELEALERTLTARSGEEIRGHEFHYSRADVGTDARFRFETVRGRGITGERDGLAEYAALGTYAHVHPESGAFDRFLDSLES, from the coding sequence ATGAACGACTCGAGCGCCGTCCCGGCCGGGTTCGTCGTCGGCGGGGTCAGCTCCGGCGTCGGAAAGACCGTCGCCACGCTGGCGATCGGTTGCGCACTCGAGGACGCCGGTTACGCCGTCCAGCCCGCGAAGGCCGGCCCCGACTTCATCGATCCGAGCCACCACGAATCGATCACGGGACGTCCCTCGCGAACCCTGGATCGGTGGCTCTGTGGCGAGGACGGGCTTCGTCGGAACTACGCTCGCGGCGAGGGCGAGATCTGCGTCGTCGAGGGACTCATGGGCCTGTACGACGGCGACCGCTCGAGTACCGCGATGGTCGCCGAGGCCCTCGACCTTCCCGTCGTCCTCGTGGTCGACGCGAACGCGGGAATGGAGAGCGTCGCCGCGACAGCGCTCGGGTTCGCCGCCTACGCCGAACGGATCGATCGGAACGTCGAGGTCGCCGGCATCGTCGCCCAGCGGGCCCACGGCGGTCGCCACGAGCACGGGATTCGTGAGGCCTTGCCCGACGACCTCGCGTACTTCGGTCGCGTTCCACCCAGCGAAGAACTCGAGATCCCGGATCGACACCTCGGGCTCGAGATGGGATCGGAGACCCAGATCTCCCGGGATGCGCTCGACGAGGCCGCCGAAACGATCGACGCCGAGCGCCTGGCATCGATTGCACGGGTTCCGCCGGGGCTCGAGTCCGCTTCCGCGGCGTCCGGGGGCGGCGAGGACGAGACCGGCGAACTCACAGTCGCCTTTGCGGACGACGCGGCCTTCTGTTTTCGGTATCCGGCGACGATCGAACGGCTCCGCGAGCGAGCGACCGTCCGGACGTTCTCGCCGGTCGCCGGTGATCCCGTCCCCGACTGCGACGGGGTCTATCTGCCCGGTGGGTATCCGGAACTGCACGGGGAACGCCTCGAGGGCGGTGGCACCCTCGAGCACCTCGGCCGACTCGCCAGCGACGGCCTGCCGGTGTTCGGCGAGTGTGGCGGGCTAATGGCGATGAGCGAGTCGCTGACGACAGTCGACGGCGAGCGATACGATATGGCCGGAATACTCCCCGCGACAGTGACGATGTGCGATCGCTACCAGGCGCTCGACCACGTCGAACTCGAGGCGCTCGAGCGGACGCTGACGGCGCGAAGCGGCGAGGAAATTCGCGGCCACGAGTTCCACTATTCTCGCGCGGACGTCGGCACCGACGCCCGTTTCCGATTCGAGACGGTTCGCGGACGGGGGATCACCGGTGAGCGAGACGGATTGGCCGAGTACGCCGCTCTCGGCACGTACGCCCACGTCCACCCCGAGAGCGGCGCGTTCGATCGGTTCCTGGACTCGCTCGAGTCCTGA